The following nucleotide sequence is from Zea mays cultivar B73 chromosome 1, Zm-B73-REFERENCE-NAM-5.0, whole genome shotgun sequence.
ATGAATAATAATTGTGCAATAATTTAGCCAAAGGAAACATACTTGTGATTCAGATCCAAAATATCGATGTCATTCTTTTCACAAAAGTAATTGACCTCCTGAAGAAGAGGATCCCAACCATCATTTCGCAAGTTACCAAGTAAGACTTCAGTATTGGAAACTGAATCTAGTGCATTTAAAATATCAATTGACTTCTTTTGGAGTGTTTGACATAGCACATCGGTAATCTTCATAATCTTTTCCATCATGAGCAAAATAAACACAAAATCAAATTTGACAATAATTTGTAGTGCACCTGCAGCATCACCACGAGAATACTTTGAAACTGAACGATCATTTGCAATACTACGTAGGACTGAAATTGTGGCGCTAAACATCTTCTTTAAGCTTTGAATTGACTTGTAATGGGAACTCCATCTAGTGTCCCCTGGCCTCTGTAGAGAGCTCATCTGATTTGCACCTTGTCCAGTGTCAAGCTCTCCCAATTCAATTTCACGAGCTATTTCTTCAGCTTGTGCAGCTAGTAACTCATCATTGCGCTTAGTAGATGAACTAACAACATTTATGATAAAAGTTGCATGTTGAAAGAAGTTGTGTACCTGTTGCACTTCCCTTGATGCTGCCACTAGAGCCAATTGCAGTTGATGAGCCATGCAATGAATGTAATATGCATATGGACACTCGTTTAGAATTAGAGCCTTCAATCCATTCCACTCCCCTCTCATATTACTTGCACCATCATAACCTTGCCCTCTGATGTCTTCTATACTCAAGCTATTAGCAGTTAAGACAGCACAAATTGAGTTCTTAAGAGTCACTGCAGTAGTATTCTTCACATGAACGAGGTCAAGAAAACGTTCCTTGATAAGTCCTTCTTTGTTGACAAAACGGATGACTATTGCCATTTGCTCCTTTTTAGATTCATCTCGAGCTTCATCAACCATGATGCAAAACTTGCTAGTGCCAATTTCTTCTCTTATTAATTTTTGCACTTTCCGTGCAACAATGCTTAGAATTTCCTTCTGGACATCAGATGAAGTGTATTTGGCATTTTTTGGAGCATTTTGTAACACAACTCCTTTCACCTCCTTGTTATATGAAGCCAAAAGCTTGACCATTTCAAGAAAATTACCTTGATTTAATGAATTCTGAGATTCATCATGGCCTCTAAATGGACAACCTTGAAATGTTAGCCACCTACACAACATGCAAGGTTTAAGATATTAAATTattaagatgatgatgatgataataaTGTATACATATGTATAAACATCATAAAAAACAAACTTATTTTTTACCTAATGGAATTGATGGTAGTCGTAAGCCTTAGTCTTGCTTCTGCAactaatttctcattttctttaACCATCACCTTGTCA
It contains:
- the LOC118473248 gene encoding zinc finger MYM-type protein 1-like — translated: MKRKLKTIDCFFQRDNPRATPIENPNLTNVQDSDPINLHTEAAELNQQETLATAFERDPGKRVQILRLPFDQQDEARRFYISEGPYQVILDEYPLNDASHARRFQSNWFKQFSWLEYSPHTDRAYCLPCFLFSKKPIGKYGSDTFTVKGFNNWKKVNEGKECAFLKHMGNSGSAHNYSVGCFNNLKNSMTHIDKVMVKENEKLVAEARLRLTTTINSIRWLTFQGCPFRGHDESQNSLNQGNFLEMVKLLASYNKEVKGVVLQNAPKNAKYTSSDVQKEILSIVARKVQKLIREEIGTSKFCIMVDEARDESKKEQMAIVIRFVNKEGLIKERFLDLVHVKNTTAVTLKNSICAVLTANSLSIEDIRGQGYDGASNMRGEWNGLKALILNECPYAYYIHCMAHQLQLALVAASREVQQVHNFFQHATFIINVVSSSTKRNDELLAAQAEEIAREIELGELDTGQGANQMSSLQRPGDTRWSSHYKSIQSLKKMFSATISVLRSIANDRSVSKYSRGDAAGALQIIVKFDFVFILLMMEKIMKITDVLCQTLQKKSIDILNALDSVSNTEVLLGNLRNDGWDPLLQEVNYFCEKNDIDILDLNHKFLDVTKSRNKNDNTTVFHHYKFDVFNVAIDQQLNEIEDRFGGQATDLLSLCAFLNPILGSFDMEKN